CTTCTCCCGATTGTTACTCATCCCGCAAAAATCTTTTGCTAATTTGTTAACTTCTCATTTTTTGTGATTGATGTCATGCTTTTGACATCTTAGTCCCGTGTCGCGCGGTGACACGGTTTGCGGAGTTAACAATGAAAATCAACTTTCCCTTGCTGGCCCTGGCGATTGGCGCTTTTGGCATCGGCACTACCGAGTTTTCCCCGATGGGACTCCTGCCGGTGATCGCCAAAGGCGTGGACGTCTCTATTCCGGCAGCGGGTATGCTCATCAGCGCTTATGCGATAGGGGTGATGGTCGGTGCGCCGCTCATGACCCTGCTGCTCTCACATCGTGCCCGCCGCAATGCGCTGATCTTCCTGATGGCGATTTTTACCCTCGGCAACGTGCTGTCGGCGATTGCGCCGGATTACACTACGCTACTGCTGTCGCGCATTCTGACCAGCCTGAACCACGGCGCGTTCTTTGGTTTAGGGTCGGTGGTAGCCGCGAGCGTAGTGCCAAAACACAAGCAGGCGAGCGCGGTGGCGACCATGTTTATGGGCCTGACCATCGCCAACATTGGCGGCGTTCCGGCGGCGACATGGCTCGGCGAAGTGATTGGCTGGCGCATGTCATTCCTCGCAACGGCCGGGCTTGGCGTGGTGGCGATGGTCGCGCTGTTCTTCTCTCTGCCGAAAGGCGAGGCAGGCGAGCGCCCGGATGTGCGCAAAGAGCTGTCGGTGCTGGTGCGTCCACAGGTGCTGTCTGCTCTGTTAACGACGGTGCTCGGTGCAGGCGCGATGTTCACGCTATACACCTATATCTCTCCGGTGCTGCATGACATTACCCATGCGACACCGCTGTTCGTTACGGGGATGCTGGTCCTGATTGGTGTCGGTTTCTCGCTGGGTAACTATCTTGGTGGCAAGCTGGCGGATCGTTCTGTGACCGGCACGCTGAAAGGATTTCTGACTCTGCTGATCGTGA
Above is a window of Lelliottia jeotgali DNA encoding:
- a CDS encoding transport protein, yielding MKINFPLLALAIGAFGIGTTEFSPMGLLPVIAKGVDVSIPAAGMLISAYAIGVMVGAPLMTLLLSHRARRNALIFLMAIFTLGNVLSAIAPDYTTLLLSRILTSLNHGAFFGLGSVVAASVVPKHKQASAVATMFMGLTIANIGGVPAATWLGEVIGWRMSFLATAGLGVVAMVALFFSLPKGEAGERPDVRKELSVLVRPQVLSALLTTVLGAGAMFTLYTYISPVLHDITHATPLFVTGMLVLIGVGFSLGNYLGGKLADRSVTGTLKGFLTLLIVIMLAIPWLARNEFGAAIAMVVWGAATFAVVPPLQMRVMRVAHEAPGLSSSVNIGAFNLGNALGAAAGGAVISGGLGYSFVPVMGAIIAALGLLLVLTSGRKQPEPVSVTE